A window from Oncorhynchus mykiss isolate Arlee chromosome 9, USDA_OmykA_1.1, whole genome shotgun sequence encodes these proteins:
- the LOC110531564 gene encoding kinesin light chain 2: protein MSTMVYPRSEEALERLTQDEIVLNTKTVMQGLETLRGEHAQLLTSLLDCTQPPAAQEKSGLLRKSLEAIDLGLGEAQVIIALSGHLSAVESEKQKLRAQVRRLCQENQWLRDELAGTQHKLQRSEQSVAQLEEEKKHLEFMNKIKKFDDDVSQSEEKAAGETSKDSLDDLFPNDDDQGQAQPSGEVAAQQGGYEIPARLRTLHNLVIQYASQGRYEVAVPLCKQALEDLEKTSGHDHPDVATMLNILALVYRDQNKYKEAAHLLNDALAIREKTLGKDHPAVAATLNNLAVLYGKRGKYKEAEPLCKRALEIREKVLGKYHPDVAKQLNNLALLCQNQGKYEEVEYYYRQALEIYQSKLGADDPNVAKTKNNLATCYLKQGKFKDAESLYKEILTRAHEKEFGSVNNDNKPIWMHAEEREESKGKRKEASPCVEYGSWYKACKVDSPTVNTTLKSLGALYRRQGKLQAAETLEECSTKTRKQGIDAINQSKVVELLKDGAPGGGERRQSREGLNGPQRGDCEGDDGAEWNGEGHGSLRRSGSFGKIREALRRSSEMLVKKLQGSGPQEPRNPGMKRASSLNFLNKSAEDPSQDANTGLSECRGLSASNVDLSRRSSLIG from the exons ATGTCCACCATGGTGTACCCACGCAGCGAGGAGGCCCTGGAGCGCCTGACCCAGGATGAGATCGTGCTCAACACAAAGACTGTGATGCAGGGCCTGGAGACACTCAGAGGGGAGCATGCCCAGCTCCTCACGTCCCTGCTGGACTGCACCCAGCCACCTGCTGCCCAGGAGAAGTCAGGCCTGCTGCGGAAGAGCCTGGAGGCCATAGATTTAGGCCTGGGAGAGGCACAG gtGATCATTGCCCTGTCGGGTCACCTGAGTGCTGTGGAGTCAGAGAAACAGAAGCTAAGAGCCCAGGTCAGACGACTGTGTCAGGAGAACCAGTGGTTAAGAGATGAGCTAGCAGGAACACAG cacAAGCTGCAGCGTAGTGAGCAGAGTGTTGCCCAgctggaggaagagaagaagcaCCTGGAGTTCATGAACAAGATCAAGAAGTTTGACGACGACGTGTCACAGTCTGAGGAGAAGGCTGCAGGGGAGACGTCTAAAGACAGCCTGGACGACCTGTTCCCCAACGATGACGACCAGGGACAGG cccagcccagcGGAGAGGTGGCGGCCCAGCAGGGTGGCTATGAGATCCCGGCCCGCCTGAGGACTCTCCACAACCTGGTGATCCAGTACGCCTCCCAGGGGAGGTACGAGGTGGCCGTGCCCCTCTGCAAACAGGCCCTGGAGGACCTGGAGAAGACTTCCGGACACGACCACCCTGACGTGGCCACCATGCTCAACATCCTGGCCCTGgtctacag GGACCAGAACAAGTACAAAGAGGCAGCCCACCTGCTGAACGATGCCCTGGCCATCAGAGAGAAGACCCTGGGGAAGGACCACCCTGCGGTAGCCGCCACTCTCAACAACCTGGCTGTGCTCTACGGGAAGAGGGGCAAGTACAAGGAGGCTGAGCCCCTCTGTAAGAGAGCCCTGGAGATTAGAGAGAAG GTCCTGGGGAAGTACCACCCTGACGTGGCCAAGCAGCTGAACAACCTGGCCCTGCTGTGTCAGAACCAGGGAAAGTACGAGGAGGTGGAGTATTACTACAGACAAGccctggagatctaccagtccaaacTGGGGGCTGACGACCCCAACGTAGCCAAGACCAAGAACAAcctg GCTACATGCTACCTCAAACAGGGGAAGTTCAAGGATGCTGAGTCCCTGTACAAAGAGATCCTAACCAGAGCACATGAGAAGGAGTTTGGATCAGTCAACA ATGACAACAAGCCAATCTGGATGCatgcggaggagagagaggagagcaag GGGAAGAGGAAGGAAGCTAGTCCCTGTGTAGAGTATGGGAGCTGGTACAAGGCCTGCAAAGTTGACAG TCCTACTGTCAATACCACCCTGAAGAGCCTGGGGGCGCTGTACCGCAGACAGGGTAAATTACAGGCAGCTGAGACACTGGAGGAGTGTTCTACCAAGACACGCAAGCAG GGTATAGATGCCATTAACCAGAGTAAGGTGGTGGAGCTCCTGAAGGATGGGGCCCCAGGAGGGGGTGAGCGACGGCAGAGCCGGGAGGGTCTCAACGGGCCCCAGCGGGGGGACTGTGAGGGGGACGACGGAGCAGAGTGGAACGGG GAAGGTCACGGTTCTTTGCGTCGGAGCGGCTCCTTTGGGAAGATCCGTGAAGCGCTGCGTAGGAGCAGTGAGATGCTGGTGAAGAAACTACAGGGCAGTGGCCCCCAGGAGCCCCGCAACCCAGG GATGAAGAGAGCCAGCTCCCTCAACTTCCTCAACAAGAGTGCAGAAGACCCCTCACAG gacGCCAACACCGGCCTATCAGAATGCAGAGGACTGAGTGCCAGCAATGTGGACTTGTCAAGACGCAGCTCCCTGATTGGTTAA